The DNA region GGTAATGAGCTATCCTCTGCCATGGCTCTCTTCTTTTGATCTGGCTGTGGGATGGTGATTTAACTTTGACCTTGCCTATTGCAGCTGAGGGTGCAGAGAATGGCCTTCAGTTCAGTATCGTGCGACCTTTCAATTGGATTGGACCCAGGATGGATTTCATCCCTGGCATTGATGGTCCTAGTGAGGGTGTGCCCAGGGTTCTAGCCTGTTTCAGCAATGTAAGTTGAATTTATTGCTATTGCTTCACGATATTTGCTTTATCTGTTGGTCTCTATTCATTGGAATGTAATTATTTCTTCCCATGCCAGGCTCTCCTACGCCGTGAACAGCTTAAGCTTGTTGATGGTGGTCAGTCCCAGAGAACATTTATTTACATCAAGGATGCCATTGAAGTTGTTCTTTTGATGATTGTTGGTCTTCTCTCTCATTTGATTCTTGTGATAGATTCCTCTTATCATCGTCCTGAACAGGGTTCTGATCCGTTCATTCTCTTCTCAGGAAAATCCTGACAGGGCCAATGGCCACATTTTCAATGTTGGTAACCCCAACAATGAAGTGACAGTTAGGCAGCTTGCTGAAATGATGACTGAGGTAAAAATCTGTTAGATAGCTAAACCATTTGCACAACTGTCGCAGATTTATATTCTTCAACTTGACAGATGAGTTTCTGCATCATGTAGATTTACTCGAAGGTCAGTGGAGAGCCACCTTTGGAGGTTCCTACGGTTGATGTGAGCTCGAAAGTTTTCTATGGTGAGGGATATGATGACAGCGATAAGAGAATTCCTGACATGACCATCATAAACAGACAATTGGGTATGCTTCCTTTTTATGCCCTTCACAATGTGGAAATGTGACCCCTCTTGTTTCAATCTTTCGCCTGTGCAAAAGTTTGCTGGTTACTAACAACGCTTGTTTGGCAGGTTGGAATCCCAAGACATCGCTCTGGGACTTGCTCGAGTCGACTCTCACCTATCAGCACAGAACTTACGCCGAGGCTGTCAAGCAGACCATGTCAAAGTCGGTCGCATCCAGCTGAAGGACACATGTTCATGGTAATGTGGTCGCCACGTGAGGATTCTCGTACTGGAGCCCGCTGTTACAATGCAGTGTGTTTTTTATTCTTTGTAACGAAAAGTTTTTAACGTTTAAGCAAAGATCGATTCTTGTATACGCCGAAATTTTGTCGTTCCCCATATCAGTAGTCCCTGAGTTTTCATGGGCCAGTATTCTCGGGGATGGGACTACATGTTTTGTGTTGTGTATCTGTCGCTGGGGTACTCCATACGAAGGGAAGTCGTGTTATCTGTTACAGCGGGGGAATTGATTCGCTGGTCATCCCGGCTGCTTTACGCTTTGACTGGTGTTGTATTATTCGCTTTTAGGCTCTATAATTAagatttaatttatatattattattttaaaatattaaattaaatttcttgGTTTGTCTGCAACTTCCGGGATCCAATCTTGACGGAGACAGTTAGGCCGAACCGAAAAGTTAATAGAGCTCATTACTGAGCTTACGCCAACTGGCACCGACGGCCTTTCCTTTACTCGTCATTTCTGTTCTTATTTAgatttatatttatgtatagtTTTGGGGATATAAGCGGCCACGAATCGCGGTCTTCTGACCGAAACAAGAGTACAGGTCAGCACTTTTGGttagcatttttatttttattttcttttgacaaATGGTTAGCATTTTTATGACGAAGAGTGATGGTTATGATCAACCCCTACTGATCCTAATTGGTCAATCCTATGAAAGAACAGAATCCCAGGGCTATCCCGATTGGTACTGTTACTTCCGAAAGAAGAACGACATTGGATGGTCCCATCACTTTGCTTTGTCTTTAGATTCCCAATTCTTGGTAGATTTTCTCAAATGTTTGGTGATGAGTAGCATAAGAAGGTTGGACATGATTATGCTTTAAGGCCCAAATCCTGCTGGGGAGGGCCGGGCTCGGATTTAGAATGAAAAGGCAAAAACGCCCCCGTgctagaattaaaattttcaaagagCTCACTATTCAATTGGTCCCTGAAAGATTAACGAGCCAATACATTGGTCCCTAAAAGAATTTTGCCAATGTGTCGATCCCCAAAAGACAACTCTGTCTATCGATTTGGTCCATCTGTTAAATGAGGCAATAGAAAGTTGATGTGGATGCTCATGTAGCTAATGTTGTcactaaataatataaaataatcaaaatgaTGTGATTTTGGTTATTCCGAtattaaaacaataaaaaagaaaataacaaaaaaaaattactattcATCTTTTTTGTTGAAGAAAATGAACAATTTCTTAGGTTTAGCTTGGGGTTCTCCTGCCGACGACCTACCCCATTGGCGAGGTCGCCAGAGGCCCCTGAAGGCTTCAGCGATCTTGCCGATGGGGGAGGCCCAAAGTCAGATCTGGTCAGATGGGTTCTCGAGCTTGGGGTGGTTTCGTCGCGAACCAGTGACAGGCTCATGAGCCTCTTGGCCCATGGCTACCGAGCCACCCAACACTCGAGAGCCTAGTGGTTGGGTTCATGCTGGGCTCACGAACCTAACTCGGGGGTCACTAACCCTGGTTATCGACAAATCCAGGCTCAGAAGCCCTGGATACATAGAGAGAAAACTCTACAAATGCAAGCTTCTAAGTGTGCCTTCATCATGAATGAGGGTAGGATCGACAGTATTTGACACGACATGATAACACGACATGGATACGACACGGAATTAAACGGGTTCGGGTTAtgcattttttatattcaatcTAAACTCgtccaacccgtttagacacgattaaTAAGCATATCTTACCGGGTTGAATTTGTGTAACTCGATTATATACGATTAAACTTGTTTATTTAAAtatgtttaatcgtgtaaccCGTTAATCCATttataactaaaattacaaaaatgaccTTGCTAACCTTAATAGCTTCCTTCCGCAGGCTTCCTCTTAGTCTCTGTTCTATTCTtagttttctctttctttccttctcgACAGAGAGAACTTACTCTCAGAGACAACTCTAAGCAGGCGAGACGGAGAAACGACCTTGAGCCCTCGACCATTCCAGGCGCCATGGTGATCCCACATCGACGCGATGCTGTGATCCCATGGtgagtctctctctctatacTCTCAGCCAATTGAAGCCGGATTGTGTTCGCGATTGTCAATTGAGCCATAACCCGATTGAGTCTCTTTGGGCGACGCCGACACGGCCTCGATCGGAAGAGTCATCGACGCTGAAGGTCGTGCGCCCCCCTTCCCCTTGAATTAAAGGCTAAAATTTAGAACTcgtcaagctcgagttcgACTTCTACCCTTGTCTCACTCCGCTAGCTCTCCATGGAGTTCCCGCCAACTAATTGGTGAGTCTCTCGAGTCTCTCTTGACTATAGATTGTCCGATTGGAGTCCAATTTGCACAACCTTAAACCTAAGTCCGATTTGCAGTTTCTTACGCAGCAGCTCACTAGCTCAGAGGATCAGAGGTAGCTGGAACTTGAAACCTATGAACCTGTGGGACATTAGGGATTGATCGAGTTGCTGGCCCCTACTATTTGAAGCCCTCAGTTGTGAATTCCAGAGAAGGAGTTGTAATAAAATATGGCTTACAGTTACAGAAAGTAATGTTTGTGGTGGGGGTTGTGTTTTCTAAGGTCTGTATTAGGGGTGTTTGGGTCCGAATACCCCgttttttcacgatactcaAACCTTACCTTATTGAGtcatggaaccggaacctatATTATATCACAGGTTCTAGAcaccctgttggaacctgtaaatttttttgtctcgtTAAATAGAACCGAAAATGTCTCATCCATAATCAGTAATAACGCAAAACAGAATATCAATATAGATTTAAATTAATCCAGAATACATCTACAACAAAGCTGCCTAGGACACATAGAGGTCATCGAGCCAAAGCTAAACATCATCAATACGATTAGGCTTCATTGAGGACACATAGGGGTTGTTGAGCCAAAGTTGCCAACAATAAAGAAAGCGAAGCTTCCACCGAGAGAGGGACAGAGAGAGACAAAGAGAGGAAGATGGTAAAGTAAAAGGGAGAAATATATCTGCATATAAcaatgagaaattattattgagTTCGGCTACCGATTTCGGTTTTGGGTACCATATATGCAGGAATTGAATCGGAACCGTTTTCACCagttccttattttaatacccggatcCTAcgctattttcaatacgagctacctaGACCCTACCATAACGGGTAGGTTCTGACCGGTTCTGGGTATACTcggtatccgtgcacacccctaatcTGTATGCAATGATCTGTTGCATTTcagattttttgttttgtttaatTGGTGCCCATTAGTGTTACATAGTGTCTTTTGCGCTTGATCGAATTTTGGAGATGCTAAGTTGGTATGTTTACACAGGTTCATGTCGTGTCCGGGGTAACCGAGTTGACACAGATAAACAGGTCGTGTTCAAAATCTAACCcgtgtaataattgtattgtgtATGaatacgtgtacctattatgataCGTTTCGATAAATATGTTTAACATGTCATGTtcgggttgacacggatataaataGGTCGTGTTCGTATTTTCCAAACCTAACttgtttaataatcgtgtcgtgtacggattatgacttcgatgacacgCGTTCGTTTAGACATGACACatataaacacgacacgatatGAATTGCCATAAACGAGGGCTCGCAACCCTCGAGTTGGGTTTCTTAGGCCCGACCAAACCTAAATATGAGGCTCCCGAGCTCTTTGTAGCCGGAAGCCATGAGCTCCCCATAGCTATGGCTTCTGTAGTTActattcatcttcttcaagaagaggcaatattatttatttttataatttttaatattgaaatcccaaaacgacgtcgtttgattattttgtattatttgtTGACAGTGTTAGTCCACGTGCATGTCCACATCAGCTTTCTGTTAAGTCATTTACGGTTGCACCAAATCGGGAGACGAAATCATCTTTGATGAGCTGAATTGTTGGCAAAAATCTTTCAAAGACAAACGTGTTGGCTAGACAATCTTTCGGGGACTAAAGTGATAGTAAACTCATTTTCAAATCTACCTCCATGGATGGGGAAGTTCTTGGGCAGGGTTCGGGGTGTCTGGACCCTTCCCATACCCAAACCCTTTAGAAATGTTGTTTCCACACCCTTTTTAAACCAATTAagagatttaaaaaaatttcccgAACCCTTCTTATTTAGCTAATGGGTTCTCACCATAACTTATCAATTACTCATTAATGGGCCCTTAATCGTTACAAAAAGCCAAAATAACAGTAACAACAAAGCATATTCTTAATCAGACGAGTTTCGAgagtaaaatataaaataaactaaTAACATCATTCGTGAAAGAGTTTTATCACATTGAATTTCACTAATAatacaaaagaagaaaaaggaacatCTCGAACCGAACTCTTAATAAGTTATTACAATTCACTAAAACAAAAAggaataaaactaaaaaacgacaagaatatatataaaaaaaactaaagaacGAGAAGAGAAGAAACACCGTAATTGTagatttttttgtaaatttaataaatgaataCGAGTATTTcagttattttatattttaacgGGTTTGGAACGAGTTTTGAGATAAGACACCTTATCCTTCTCATAGTGTTTTGATTATAAATCATTAATCCTTCCCCTAACTCAATGGGGCAAAACCTTTAATGCCCCATTAAGATTTGCAAAAAGTCAAAACCCATTTATAAAAACCTATGAATATCCTTTATCAATTTGGACTAATCACTAACGTAGAGCCCCTAATCTCTCGGCTCTCTCACCTCACATTGACATCGCTAATGCTATTTTTGGTTGGACTTAATGGGAATTCGATTATGCATCAATTACATAGGTAATTCTCATTACGTTGTTTGTTTCCATCCCTAATGGGAATGGCAATTACGGATGAGCCTTATGATATGTAATAGAGTATGCATGGCCATTCCCCTCTTCCACCTATGTAATAGAAATTACACCCATGTAATAGACATTTAATTTACTAATATATCCTTACTCATTTGTCAAATTTTCAAAGTGGCTACTACCTCTCCAGCCCCCTCTACCACCCCTCCAATGTTGTTGCCACCGCTCCTCCGCTGTTGCCACCGCTAGACTTCACCTCTTGGGAAATCGAGACATGTTTCGGGTTCCCCTCGAGTCGAAGAAACCAGATCCAACCTCCTTGAGACCAGATTTAGCCTCGTCAGGCTTGATCTGACTCGAGGGCTCGAGGAGCAGCTTGAGCCCTTTGAGCAACTTGAGCTCCCGAGCACCCCAGAGCTCAGGAGCTTTCATTTAGGTTTATGCGGGGTTGCGAGCCCAGATGTAAGCCCTAGGTTCGACGGACCTAGGTTCGAGAGCTCGGGGTCCGCTAGAGAAAGGCTCTTGTTCATCAAACCCAGGGCTTGTGAGCCCTTTGGCTAGGTTTGCGACCCTATCGAACCCAGATGCGAGCCCTGGGCGTGGCTTTAGAGCCCCTAGttattccttcttctttttttttaaggttaattttttaatttttaataaatgttaaattaatatatttgttgtttattagataaaattttaatatttgttgaTGGGGCATTTTCTTCTCTGTATAGCAGGGGTAATTTCGTATTTTTATCCTAAATCTCTCTATCAATTTTGACAAACGTAATTGAAGAATTGTAATTGTTATAACCTCTATTACATTTCACCAAACAATTAAGTTCATATGTAATTttaattcatattatatacTAATTCCATTAATGACTACATTACAGTAAAACAAATACAGCATAAGAGTCTCCCAGCTTTAGAGGCAGAGCCAAGCTTCCAGTCTAGGTGATAGGTGTTTTTGCCGCGGGCGACCTGAGGTCGCTAGTGGCGTCAAGGGACTTCCATGTACTCATACGGATAGAATGTGGTATTTCAGACTTTACTGTCAAGTAAGTGCTGAGGCTAACTCACCGCAGCCGTTGTCGCTTTGGCCGAGTGGTTAAGGCGTGTGCCTGCTAAGTACATGGGGTTTCCCCGCGAGAGTTCGAATCTCTCAGGCGACGACTCttgtcctttttttgttttttcttgaCCATTTTTCGCTCCATAACCTGACCCGACACCCGACCCACTTTCTCTTCTCCCGCCGTTCTGCTGTTCCTGTTGTTCTCCCTTTGTTTCTCTCCCTCCACTCTCTCGTCCGCCTCCACCCTTTCCGCAGCTGAAGCCCGGGCTATTTCTCAGCTTCTCCCCGTTCAATTCTGCTGCCGTTCCGTCTGATCGTCCTTTCCCTTCTCCGTCACGATGTCTCTCTGTTCTCCTGCCGTGCCATTCCGCCACCTCTCGGCCTCGTCCTGCGACGCTCACCCCTCAGCTCCCATCGCCAAGGCTGAGCTCCGCGTCCTCGATTGTCGGGTTCTTTGTTGCCTCAGATGCACCGGGTCCGACCCCAGAGCTGCCCCGGTGGCGTCGATTTCACTGAGGCTCTCTCCCACGACCGGCCGACCCCGGGTCGTCGTCAGCTGCTCAAAGTCAGATCCCAAGGAGGGCCTGATCGGTGAACTGAGGGTTGCGGACGGTGATGCTGAGCCGAGAATCGACGGCAGCGGCGGAGGTGGCGGTAAAGACTTTAATGGTGGAGGTGGAGATagaggtggaggtggaggtggaggtggcGGCGGTGGCGATgacgaagaggaagaggagttTGGGCCGATAGTGAAGTATGCGGACATAATGCGGGAGACGGAGGCTCGTGGGGCTGAGCTTCCGGCAGACATGCTGGAGGCAGCCAAGACTACGGGGCTTCCCAAAGTCATTCTCGAGCGATACTTCGATTTGCAGGTTCGTCATCTTCGATGGAATCGGGTCtcatttccttcttctttcagTTGACAGATTTCCGTTTCCAACGAAAACAGATATAGGAAGTATAAAAGGGTGTTCTTAGGAATCAAATTTGCGACAGTCAAATTTCCctttttgattcttttttctgaCTTTCGTTGTTTGCTCTTTCATCAGCATCAATAaagatgttttctttttcttttttttttttaaaattgcctGATAATCATGCTGAGACTTGTTCAGCTGTTGTTGTGAAAAGAGGTCGGGGACATGGGTAGTTTTATATTAGTAAGATGGAGTCTTTGTCATTTCAGGGAATGCAAGGATTAGATCTCTGAATATACGCCGCTAAGATCACTTTTTGGTCGAAACCTATGCTCTTTCCAGAATTTCGTAATGCGAGTGTTTGTTTCGTATGCAGGGTTCAGTCTGGCCATTGGGCTTTCTAATCAGGCAGTTTGCGATGCTTAGGAACCGGATGTTGGCTGatccttctttccttttcaaagTTGGAACAGAGGTTTGTTGAATTCTTCCCAGCCGTCTGTCTATTGGGTCATCAAAGTTCACCGCTTTTCTTCTCTATGGTTCTAGTAGATGGGTTAGGACTATTTGACGTTTGAGCTTCACTCATTCATGTCATGATCCTGATCATTTGACATGTTCGCTTTTGAGGCTCTGTGGTTTTCACTGGATCAGTTCATCATCTCGTATGCAAATccagagaaaagggaaagcatAACCTTTTCTTATTTCATGTGGGACTTTGCAGATAGTGATCGACTCCTGCTGTGCGACTTTTGCGGAagttcagaaaaggggaaaggaTTTCTGGTCAGAGTTTGAGTTATACCTTGCTGATTTGTTGGTGGGTGTGGTTGTTGACATTGCTTTGGTCGGTATGTTAGCTCCTTATGCTCGCATAGGCAAGCAGTCCGTATCAAGAGGTTTATTTGGACAGCTTCAgcatgcttgtaattctcttCCGAGCAGGTTTGTGCAGCATGCAATATCTGTTTGACCATTGTATAAGAATGCCACAGTTTTGTTTCCAAATTATTTATCATCAGAGTTTCTAATTTTGGCTGCAAATAGGTCATCTTAATTCTTAGGAAGCTGAAATGGGGGCCCTTGATTCATGCTCGACGTCGACATGCATATAAATTGcaccttccttccttccttcctttgcTCCTATTACAAGTTATGCTGCGTGCATGCTAGCTGATTAGACTTTCAAATCAAATGCAGCGTTTTTGAAGCAGAAAGGCCAGGGTGTAGATTCTCGGTAGGGCAGCGGATTGCTACATATTTCTATAAGGTAAATAATTTCGAGTCtgatatattatttgtctGTTGCTTGTGATGCATATAGCTGCAAATGAAGAGGGTAGCTACATGGATGGAGAGGTTTTGCTTGTTCTGGGTTGGAGTAACTCATGCTtgttctatttatttattgtcaatttatttatgttgATCCTACATCTCCTCATTTCTTTATTATTGCTCGGTTTAATGGCACCGTTAGTGCTGTGTAATTTGCATATGTTAGTTCTGACCGAACTTTTGTTTTGGATCCAGGGTGTATTGTATGGATCGGTGGGATTTAGCTGTGGGCTTATAGGTCAAGGCATTGCAAATCTGATTATGACTGCTAAGAGGTAGAAATCGCTCGTGCACATTTCCTTTTACTTAATTGGAAATGTAAGATAGCTTTGCAGTTCTATGAATACAATTCTCgccatttatatataaaaaaatcacaagcTTTTACATAAGTTGTTTTTGGCCCTGACCTGATGATTTGGCTATAACAGTTTatggctatttccatcttATAGGTGCTAGACTATAAACTAGACTACTGCATTTCAGAGTGTTCAGGGTTATTAGTGTTATTTTGTTTCTATAATGCAATTATAAACTATAAAAGAactgatttattattttatttttctgcgtTACTAATCAGGAGCCTGAAGAAGTCGGAGGGAGACATACCTGTGCCACCTCTCGTGCAAAGTGCCGCACTCTGGGGTCAGTTTCATGTTCATTCTTCAGATTCAGTTATTTGATACGTATATTATACAGCCCCCTCCCGAATTTATCACAAAGACATCATGCCTTGCCTTGGAACCCTCTTGGAAGAAAGAGCGATTTCCACTTCTGTTCCCTTTCTCCCCCGGTTCCCTATATTGTGCTCAACTTTTGTACTTTCCCACTAGCCACATCTGATTGAGAATTCGAGATTTTACTTGTTTCGATGAGTAACTTTTTCCTTGCAATTTAGGTGTTTTCCTCGCGGTATCGTCAAACACTCGGTATCAGATTATCAACGCCCTCGAACAATTAGTCGAAGCCTCACCTATAGCAAAGAGAGTCCCGCCCGTGGCAATGGCTTTCACGGTAGGCGTGAGGTTCGCCAACAACATCTACGGCGGCATGCAATTTGTGGATTGGGCTAAACTGAGCGGAGTTCAGTAGGGGACTTCCCATCACATATAGTGACccttttgatttgattttagtTTATTTGATTCTCATTTTAGTTATCAAATGGAATATAAGTTTTTTTCTCGAGGCTGAATTTATTTTGGAAATTTCATTTTCACGAGCATCATCTCTTTGCTCGGCATTCTGTTTTGAAAGCAATTCGGTTTATGACTCCGAAGTTTTGTGCTAGTACCGGTCAGCATTGCATACCGAATGTCAGTTTCGGTTTGCATTTTGTCTTAAATATCTCGTTAGGGTAATGC from Punica granatum isolate Tunisia-2019 chromosome 3, ASM765513v2, whole genome shotgun sequence includes:
- the LOC116201953 gene encoding protein RETICULATA-RELATED 1, chloroplastic-like — protein: MSLCSPAVPFRHLSASSCDAHPSAPIAKAELRVLDCRVLCCLRCTGSDPRAAPVASISLRLSPTTGRPRVVVSCSKSDPKEGLIGELRVADGDAEPRIDGSGGGGGKDFNGGGGDRGGGGGGGGGGGDDEEEEEFGPIVKYADIMRETEARGAELPADMLEAAKTTGLPKVILERYFDLQGSVWPLGFLIRQFAMLRNRMLADPSFLFKVGTEIVIDSCCATFAEVQKRGKDFWSEFELYLADLLVGVVVDIALVGMLAPYARIGKQSVSRGLFGQLQHACNSLPSSVFEAERPGCRFSVGQRIATYFYKGVLYGSVGFSCGLIGQGIANLIMTAKRSLKKSEGDIPVPPLVQSAALWGVFLAVSSNTRYQIINALEQLVEASPIAKRVPPVAMAFTVGVRFANNIYGGMQFVDWAKLSGVQ